A genomic segment from Nodularia sphaerocarpa UHCC 0038 encodes:
- a CDS encoding PAS domain S-box protein — MASMIGKVVKAFPRKLRLRTTLVLPFVLQIMAAVGLVGWIAYRSGQQSVDEVANQLRTELTNRITERLETNANIPKAINRLNATAFAQGDIDVSNPRGVHHFWQQLQLYETLSFVYCGDEQGGFLGVRRLSEQDSTKIVLQFSNADTNFMRQGFALDERGDRTVPSGRFDQPFDPRVRPWYQAAKTTKGEVWSEIYLAFSTQFPTVTASYPVYDPANNALIGVCGTDLFLPQELSLFLRNLKIGQTGTAFILERSGRLVATSSEEPMVTGEGETSERLLATDSTNSTIRGTAEYLQGRFGSLNDIQSVQQLDFHLHRERQYVQVVPFQDGNLNWLVVLTIPESDFMAQIHASHRNALGLSLVALAAAIAIGLFTSRWVTKPIQQIAQASDKLAQGELNQNVEPSPITEIDTLAGSFNGMAKQLKSSFDALRQSEATNRAIVTAIPDLMICAKGDGTYLDIVGNDGIHEVQGVRGLNPGNTVQESLPPDLAELQMHHIQKALATGKLQVYEQRLTINGHARYEEVRILVLGNDEVLIMVRDISDRKQAEEALRIAEENYRSIFENALEGLFQSTPDGRFMNVNPALAEIYGYDSPSQMLESITDIGKQLYVDPEKRDEFRALIATEDTVSDFEYRCYCKDSSIIWTQIDARVVRDDRGQVLYYEGIVQDITERKRREEEIRRQLQELRIEIDQNKREKEVNMLTESAYFQEVQQELAQINLDEFWS, encoded by the coding sequence ATGGCTTCAATGATTGGTAAGGTGGTCAAGGCGTTTCCACGCAAACTCCGCCTCCGGACAACCCTGGTTCTTCCCTTCGTGCTGCAAATTATGGCTGCTGTGGGGCTGGTGGGATGGATTGCCTACCGCAGTGGACAACAGTCTGTAGATGAAGTTGCCAACCAGTTACGCACCGAACTGACCAATCGGATCACAGAACGACTAGAAACCAACGCGAATATTCCTAAAGCAATCAACCGCTTGAATGCCACAGCCTTTGCCCAGGGGGATATTGATGTCAGCAACCCCAGGGGAGTGCATCACTTTTGGCAACAATTGCAGCTCTATGAAACCCTAAGCTTTGTCTATTGTGGGGATGAGCAGGGTGGTTTTTTGGGGGTGAGGCGGCTATCCGAGCAAGATTCCACAAAAATTGTCCTGCAATTCAGCAATGCAGATACCAACTTTATGCGCCAGGGCTTTGCTTTAGATGAGCGAGGCGATCGCACTGTGCCATCAGGCAGGTTTGATCAACCCTTTGATCCCAGAGTGCGTCCCTGGTATCAGGCGGCCAAGACAACAAAGGGAGAGGTTTGGAGTGAGATTTACCTGGCTTTTTCTACGCAATTTCCCACGGTTACTGCCAGTTACCCCGTTTATGATCCCGCGAACAATGCGTTAATAGGGGTCTGTGGTACGGACTTGTTCTTACCCCAGGAATTGAGTCTCTTCTTACGCAACCTGAAGATTGGTCAGACGGGTACGGCCTTTATTCTGGAGCGATCAGGACGACTGGTAGCGACTTCCTCGGAAGAGCCGATGGTGACGGGGGAAGGAGAAACAAGCGAACGTCTGTTGGCAACCGACAGTACTAATTCCACGATTCGGGGAACTGCCGAGTATCTCCAGGGTCGTTTTGGCTCCCTCAATGACATACAGTCAGTGCAGCAACTGGATTTTCATCTGCATCGAGAACGGCAATATGTGCAGGTGGTTCCCTTCCAGGATGGCAATTTGAATTGGTTGGTGGTACTGACCATTCCCGAATCCGATTTTATGGCACAGATTCATGCCAGTCACCGCAATGCCTTGGGGTTAAGTCTAGTCGCTCTAGCAGCCGCGATCGCCATTGGTCTGTTCACCTCTCGTTGGGTCACAAAACCAATTCAGCAAATCGCCCAGGCATCAGATAAACTGGCTCAGGGCGAACTCAATCAAAACGTAGAACCCAGTCCCATCACCGAAATTGATACCCTGGCAGGTTCCTTCAACGGTATGGCCAAGCAACTGAAGTCATCCTTTGATGCCCTGCGTCAGAGCGAAGCCACAAACCGCGCCATTGTCACCGCCATCCCCGATTTAATGATTTGTGCCAAAGGCGATGGCACCTATCTGGATATTGTCGGCAACGATGGTATCCACGAAGTGCAGGGAGTTAGAGGCTTGAATCCCGGAAACACCGTGCAGGAATCCCTACCACCGGATTTAGCAGAACTGCAAATGCACCATATTCAGAAAGCGCTAGCCACGGGTAAATTGCAGGTCTATGAGCAACGCCTCACCATCAATGGTCACGCCAGGTATGAAGAAGTGCGGATTCTTGTCTTAGGCAACGATGAAGTCTTAATTATGGTGCGCGATATTAGCGATCGCAAGCAAGCCGAAGAAGCCCTACGCATTGCCGAAGAAAACTATCGCAGTATTTTTGAAAATGCCCTAGAAGGACTCTTTCAATCCACGCCTGACGGTCGATTCATGAATGTGAATCCTGCCCTAGCAGAGATTTATGGCTACGATTCTCCTAGTCAAATGCTAGAAAGCATCACTGATATTGGCAAGCAACTGTATGTAGATCCAGAAAAGCGAGATGAATTTAGAGCCTTAATAGCCACCGAAGATACGGTGAGCGATTTTGAATATCGTTGCTATTGCAAAGATAGCAGTATTATTTGGACACAGATTGATGCCCGTGTAGTCAGAGATGACAGAGGTCAAGTTCTCTACTATGAAGGGATTGTTCAAGACATTACCGAGCGCAAACGTCGTGAAGAGGAAATTAGACGGCAATTACAAGAATTGAGAATTGAAATTGACCAAAATAAACGGGAAAAAGAAGTTAATATGTTAACTGAGAGTGCCTATTTTCAAGAAGTGCAGCAAGAGTTGGCACAGATAAACCTGGATGAATTTTGGAGTTAG
- the glsA gene encoding glutaminase A: MSDSGNLQSLTSSIAAVTSPFRNYLHDLHAKYCSLNEGVVADYIPELALAQPEWFGICVVTQDGHIFEVGDSDQEFTIQSISKAFVFGLALEDHGREYVNSKVSMEPTEEAFNSIVLDELTNRPYNPMVNAGAIATTDLIKGKNGTERLKRLLAMFQRYTGRKHDIDVPVFLSEKSTGFRNRAIAYLMLNFGMVNNNIDETLDLYFQQCSILVNAKDLAMMAATLANGGVNPVTKERAIDERYVQDVISVMLSCGMYDASGQWAYRVGLPAKSGVSGGITAIAPGKLGVGTFSPLLDKKVNSLRGIKVCEDLSREFGLHLFNVTTPERKLQEWIVGGDGFNDW, encoded by the coding sequence ATGTCTGATTCAGGAAATTTGCAATCCCTAACCAGTTCCATCGCGGCAGTGACATCTCCCTTTCGGAACTATTTGCATGACTTACACGCGAAATATTGCTCTCTGAACGAGGGAGTTGTGGCGGATTATATTCCGGAATTAGCCCTGGCACAACCAGAGTGGTTTGGTATTTGCGTAGTTACTCAAGATGGACATATCTTTGAAGTGGGGGACTCTGATCAAGAATTTACGATTCAATCGATTTCCAAAGCCTTCGTGTTTGGCTTGGCACTAGAAGATCATGGTCGGGAGTATGTCAACAGCAAGGTGAGTATGGAGCCAACGGAGGAAGCCTTTAACTCCATCGTCCTGGATGAGTTGACGAATCGTCCCTATAACCCGATGGTAAATGCAGGTGCGATCGCTACCACCGACCTCATCAAAGGCAAAAACGGCACTGAACGCCTGAAACGATTATTGGCAATGTTTCAACGCTACACCGGACGCAAACATGATATTGATGTACCCGTCTTTCTCTCGGAAAAATCGACAGGTTTTCGGAATCGAGCGATAGCTTACCTAATGCTGAACTTTGGCATGGTCAACAATAACATTGATGAAACCCTGGATCTCTACTTTCAGCAATGTTCGATTTTAGTAAATGCTAAAGATTTGGCCATGATGGCAGCTACCCTGGCCAATGGCGGCGTGAATCCGGTGACGAAGGAACGGGCAATCGATGAACGCTATGTCCAGGATGTAATCAGTGTGATGTTGAGCTGCGGTATGTATGACGCATCCGGCCAGTGGGCATACCGGGTAGGATTACCAGCCAAGAGTGGTGTGAGCGGTGGGATTACAGCGATCGCACCAGGAAAATTGGGCGTTGGCACCTTCTCTCCTCTGCTGGATAAGAAGGTAAACAGTCTGCGCGGCATTAAAGTTTGCGAAGACCTTTCCAGGGAATTTGGGTTGCATTTATTTAATGTCACTACACCAGAACGCAAATTACAGGAATGGATTGTAGGTGGAGATGGCTTCAATGATTGGTAA
- a CDS encoding MinD/ParA family ATP-binding protein gives MPKVVSIHSYRGGTGKSNFTANLATTVAALGYRVGVVDTDVPSPGIHNLFCLEPEQMGKTLNNYLWGESAIEAAAYDVSSNVGLNGNGTLYLVPSSVKADDIARILNNGYDVKLMNDGFRSLVKALQLDYLFIDTHPGLSKETFLSIAISHVLILIIRPDKQDYQGTAVTIDVARQLKVRKMLLAINKAHSKLNLEALKQKVEETYGETVAGVFPLSEDIVQLASEGVFCVKYPEHPISQEFRHVAQQIMEG, from the coding sequence ATGCCAAAAGTTGTTTCAATCCACTCCTATCGTGGTGGAACGGGTAAATCTAACTTTACTGCTAATTTAGCCACCACCGTGGCGGCATTGGGCTATCGTGTCGGTGTTGTCGATACGGATGTGCCGTCGCCAGGAATTCATAACTTGTTTTGCCTGGAGCCAGAGCAGATGGGCAAAACTCTGAATAATTACCTATGGGGAGAAAGTGCGATCGAGGCTGCGGCTTACGATGTCAGTAGCAATGTGGGATTGAATGGTAATGGAACGCTCTACCTAGTTCCTTCTAGTGTAAAAGCGGATGACATTGCTCGTATTTTAAACAATGGCTATGATGTCAAGCTGATGAATGATGGTTTTCGCAGTTTAGTCAAAGCCCTGCAATTAGATTATTTGTTTATTGATACCCATCCAGGTTTATCGAAAGAGACTTTTTTATCCATCGCCATCTCCCACGTCTTGATTTTGATTATCCGTCCCGACAAGCAGGATTATCAGGGGACTGCTGTCACCATCGATGTGGCGCGGCAACTCAAGGTTCGCAAAATGCTGCTGGCTATCAATAAAGCACACAGCAAGTTGAATCTAGAAGCTCTGAAGCAAAAAGTAGAAGAAACCTACGGTGAAACAGTGGCGGGCGTGTTTCCTTTATCAGAAGATATCGTTCAGCTTGCTAGTGAAGGCGTGTTTTGTGTGAAATACCCCGAACATCCGATAAGTCAAGAATTTCGTCATGTGGCCCAACAAATTATGGAGGGATAA